In Archangium violaceum, the following are encoded in one genomic region:
- a CDS encoding helix-turn-helix domain-containing protein, which yields MSELGKRIGQRIRELRTQRPERWTQEELAERAQISVSFLSMIERGERVAHVETLAALANALGVSLGELFAGTEETPAQTEDLLRPLSDFARARGLTARDVERLLGVARAMFSGSAA from the coding sequence GTGTCGGAACTCGGCAAACGTATTGGACAGCGCATCCGTGAACTTCGCACCCAACGCCCTGAGCGTTGGACACAGGAGGAGCTCGCGGAGCGTGCGCAGATCAGCGTCTCCTTCCTGTCGATGATCGAGCGGGGCGAGCGTGTTGCACATGTGGAAACCCTTGCCGCCCTGGCCAACGCCCTGGGCGTGAGCCTGGGCGAGCTCTTCGCTGGAACGGAGGAGACACCGGCGCAGACGGAGGACTTGCTGCGGCCGTTGTCGGACTTCGCTCGGGCGAGGGGCCTGACGGCCCGGGACGTGGAGCGCCTGCTGGGCGTGGCTCGTGCCATGTTCAGCGGTTCCGCGGCCTGA